The segment TGGAATCGGACGGCAATGGCCGTACCCGTCTGGAGTACCGCATCCCCGCGCGCGGGCTGATCGGCTTCCAGGGCGACTTCATGACCATGACCCGCGGCACCGGCATCATGGCGCACGTGTTCGATGACTACGCTCCGGTCAAGCCCGATATTCCTGGCCGTCACAACGGCGTGCTGATTTCCCAGGATACCGGCGAAGCCGTTGCCTACGCGCTGTGGAATCTCGAGGATCGCGGCCGCATGTTCGTCAGCCCCGGCGACAAACTGTACGAAGGCATGATCATCGGTATCCATAGTCGCGAAAACGATCTGGTGGTCAACCCGCTGAAGGGCAAGAAGCTGACCAACGTTCGCGCTTCCGGCACCGATGAGGCGGTGCGCCTGACACCTCCGATCAAGATGACCCTGGAGTCGGCCGTGGAGTTCATCGACGACGACGAAATCGTGGAGATCACCCCGCACACGATCCGGTTGCGCAAGCGTCATCTGCAGGAGCATGAACGCCGCCGCGCGTCCAAGGAAACGTCCAACTGACCGTTGGCGTATTTCCCCGATAAAACCCCTTCCTGAACAGGAAGGGGTTTTTGTTTTGGAGCGTTGTAAATTTGCCGTCGACAAGAACATCCATTACCCCTTGTTTGTTAATGGGTATTTGGTCTGTCCTTGCCGGAATGTTGCGAAATGTAACTATTGTTATTTATTTATTATCGTTGAGTGATCATAATATATGCTCATTTTATACCAAATAAAACGTTCGTCATTTGGAGGCGGTAATGAATATCAGGGGGATGCGGCTTATCGCTGTGGCCGCAGGCGTCATGACATTGACTGGTTGTGGTGCCATGCGCAGTTATCACAAGGAAATGGAGGGCACGCTGGCCGCAACGCGCGAAGCCCGTCTCGACGATGCGCTGCAGACGATCGAGAAGAACAATACCGGCGATGACAAGGATCTGTTGTATTTCCTGGAAAAAGGCGAGGTTCTGCGCCTCAAGGGCGATTTGTCCCCCAGTGTCGAAAGCTGGATGAAGGCCGATGAAAAAGTCAGGCAGTGGGAAGAAGAATCACGCCTGACGCTCAACAAAACCGGCGAGGCGATCGGCAGTGTGCTGATCAATGACAAAGTTCGGCGCTACGACGGGCAGAACTACGAAAAGGTAATGCTCAGCACATTCCTGACGCTCAATAATATCCAGCTGGGGAATTCCGCGGCGGCTCGTACCGAGATCAAGAAAACGCATGAGCGCGAGGCATTGATCGCGGCGCTCAATGAGAAGGAATACGACAAGGTCGAAGAGTCCGCGAAGAAAAACAAAGTCACGCCAACGTTCAAAACCCTGAAGGGTTATCCGGTCGAAACGCTGGACGATCCCGAAGTCCTTAACCTGAAAAACGGTTATCAAAGCGCGTTCAGCCATTATTTGGCCGGTTATGTCTATGAATCGCTCGGCGAAAAATCGCTGGCGGCGCCGGGCTACCGCAAGGCCATCGAGTTGCGCCCCAATCAGCCGCTGCTTGAGCAGGGTCTCAAGGAGCTGGATAGCCGCATGTCCGGACGTGGCAGGAAAGGCGCCGGAGCCGATGTGCTGTTCGTGGTGGAAAGCGGCTTTATTCCGGCGCGCACCTCAATGACCATTCCGCTGCCGGTGCTGTCCAACGGCAACGCCATCATTACCCAGATCGCGTTCCCGGTGATCCGCTCCAGCAACTCCTACCTGCCGGCGAATTTGTCCGTCAGCGGCAAATCCGTGCCGCTGAGCGTGCTGGCCAATCTTGACGCCATGTCCCGCCGCGCTTTGCGTGACGAGATGCCGGGCATCATCGTGCGCAGCACGGTCCGCGCGATCGCCAAGGGCGTGGCGCAAAAAGAGCTGAATGACCGGATGGGCGCCATTGGCGGTCTGGCCGGCATCGCCGCGACGGTGCTGACCGAGCAGGCCGATGAGCGGGCGTGGCGTACTTTGCCGGCCTACATTTCGGTCGCCCGCACAACGCTCAAGAAAGGCGACTACACCGTGACGGTGCCGACGCCCAACGGGCTGGTGGATGTCAAGGTTAGCGTTCCGGATAACGCCGGTCACCTGATCGTTCCCTTGCGTCTGGTCGGACAACAGGTGATCAAGTCGTAACGGATTCATCAGACATATTTGCCAAGGAGTTTTCGGATGTTTTCTCGAACTATCGGCCGCGCACTGCTGGCCGCTTCGCTGGTGCTTGGCGCGGGTCAGGCGGCGGCCGACGGCCTGGAGAGCAAGGTCGAGCAGCTGGGCACCATGGACAAGATCAAGGTTGAGTCGATTCGCGCCGTCAAGCGCAACGACTTTCTGAATCTGCAGGCCGAGATCGCCAATGATTCGACGTCGGATCAATCGCTGTTCTACCGCTTCAAATGGCTGGATGCCAGTGGTTTCCAGACCGGCGGGGAGGAGGGCTGGAAGCAGCTCGTGATTCATGGCAAGCAGCGCGCCATGATCCAGGCCATCGCTCCGACGATGCAGGCCGCGGATTTCCGCATCGAACTGCAAAGCCCGAACAATACCGTTAATCCATTCAAATAAGAGGACGTTTCATGAGCCGCTTTGTTTCCTTTTCCCGCGTCGCCGCGGTATCCCTGATCGCCGCCGCGCTGACCGGTTGCGCTTCGACCAACTCCCCGCTGATCGGCGGCAACAAGGTCAGCTACGGCGACAGCAAGGGCGTTGAGCTGGTGACCAACGAGTTCGGTTCCACCGACCTTCAGAAGCTCGCCGAAAGCATGGCCCGCTCCCTGACCCAAGTGCCGACCATTCGCGGCAAGCGACTGACGTTGTCCGAAGTGCAGAACAAAACCAGCGAGTACATCGACACCGTGGAAATCACCAAGTCGATCCGTGTGCAATTGATGAAGAGCGGTACGGTGCGCTTCGTGGCCGACACGGCTGACATGCATACCCAGACTCAGGAAATCATGCGCCAGACCCAGTCCGGCATGTACGACAAGAGCAAGTCCAAGAAAATCGGCAAGATGGTCGGGGCGGACTATCGCCTGGTCGGCGGCATTTCCTCCATCGTCAAGAAAAATTCCGATATCAAGGATGTCTACTACAAGCTGAGTCTTGAGCTGATCGACAACGAAACGGGCGAACTGGCCTGGGCGGACGAGCAGGAAATCCGCAAGACCTCGCGTCGCTGATCAACGCGGGCCCCGCGGGGCCCCAACCGGGATGTCTGTTATGTGGAAACATCTGTTGGCCGCCGTGGCCGGTCTTTGGTTGGCTGGCGGCGCCGTCGCCGCGCCGCTGCCGAAAATCGCTGTCACGGATCTGGCCTACGAAGAGAAAGTGGAAGAGTACTTCCGTGTCGTGGCCGCTTCCAGCAAGGAAAGCGTGCGGGCCAGCCGCTCGTCGGTATCGGCCAGCTCCAGCGACAAGTACTTCGAAGCGGAAGGCACGACCGTGCGCATCGATCGCGGTGAGCTGCGCCGTTTTACGGCCGATATCAAGGGCGAGATGATCAAGTCCGGCCGCTATCAGGTCATGCAGGGCAAGGCCTTCACCGCCACCAAGAACAATGAGAAATTGTTCGATGTCATCTCGCGCATCAAGCGTGGAGACTTCAAGGGCGCGGATTATGTGCTGTTCGGCTCGGTGTCGAGCATCGATGTGCGCACCGAAGGCAATCCGGTGCCCGGCAGCTCGGTGATCTCCTATCAGCGCAGCATGGAGCTGGTCGCCGATTTCAGCCTGATCAATACGCGGACCTTCGCCGTCAAGGCAGGGTTCAGTGCGATGGGCGAGGGCTCGGATGTCCGGCTGGTCGGCCAGGAAGGCGCGATCGTTCATTTCAATATGGGCAAAGTCGTTTCCGAACTGTCCAAGTCGCTGGGGGCCAATGCCGTCAGTCAGCTGGCCGAGCAATTCCCGGTGAACGGCGGGGCGCCGGAGGCGGCGGCGCGTTCTGATGCGCCGGTGGCCCGGCCCGCCGCGCCGGCGCAGCCCGAAGAAGTCATGGTGTTCACCCCGACGCCGGCTCCGGCGAAATAAACGGCGCGACACCGCAAAGCATGACGGCCCGGCCGGTCTGATGACCGTCGGGCCGTTTTCTTGCGATATGCGGCCGTTGGGCGTCAGACCATGCGGATCCGGTTGCGGCCCATTTGTTTGGCCAGATAAAGCGCCCGGTCGACCGCCTGGACGAGTGGCGCCCAGTCCCTCGAGCCGGTATGACCGATATCGTCAAGCGTGGCGACTCCCGCGCTAATGGTCACGCAGCCGGGCGTACCGGCGGGATTGGCGAGCGCCAGCGCTTCGATGGCGAGTCTGGCGGTTTCGGCCAGTGCCGCCGCGCCTTGTCGGTTGATGGCCGGCAGGATGGCGAGAAACGCTTCGCCGCCATAGCGGCCGAGCAGATCGCCGGGCCGGCGGAACAGGTTTTCCAGTGCGGCGGCGATGGTTCGCAGGCATTGGTCGCCGGCCAGGTGACCGAAATGATCGTTGTACTCTTTGAAATAGTCGACATCGAAAATGATGACGGCAAGATGTGAGCCTGTTCGACAGGCTCTTCGCATTTCCTGCTCCAGGCGAGCATCCAGCTGCCTGCGGTTGGCCAGCGCGGTCAGATGGTCGTGGTCAGCGCGGAATTCCAGTTCTCGGTTGGCGATGGCCAGCGATTGCTCGGCCTGTTTGCGTCCGCTGATGTCCATCAGGGCGGCGCTCAGGCCGACAACTTCGCCAAAAGGGTTGGCTACCGCCTTGAACAAGGCTTGATAGTACCGCCCGTCGATGTCGATCTCTTCTTCGGGGATCGGCTGTCCGGCATCGGCGAGTTCCAGTTGCCGCTCGCACAGTACCGGCAGGCGCGGATGGGCTTCGGAAAGCCGCTTGCCCGTCAGCTCGACCGCCGTGTGGCCGCACAGTTGGGCGAAGGCCTCGTTGACGGCAAGGATGCGCGAGGCGCGATCCACCATGCCCAGCGCGACCGGCGCCCCGGAAAAAATCGCCTCCAGTTGAAATAGCCGCAAATCGGGCGCTACGCCCTTTGGCGTGATGTCCCTGTCAATGCCGCGGAATCCCGCGAATCGTCCGTGGGCATCGAAAACGGGGATGCCGCTGGATTCGAGCACGACGATGGATCCGTCGGCCCTTTGGTTGCGGTTGATCAGGCCGGCGAAGGGCTTTTCCTCGGCGAGGATGCGGGCGAATTCATCCTTGACGCGCAACGCTTCTCCCGGTGGCATGAAATCGAATGGCGTCCGGCCGACAACGTCTTCGGGCTCCATGCCAAGCAGCGGGCGGGACTGGCCCGAGCTGAAGGTATAGCGCCCGGTGTGATCGACTTCCCAGATCCAGTCGGAAATGTTGTCGATGATGTCCCTGAGCCTGCGGGTGTCATGGGGTGTGCCGGATGGGGTGTCGGGGGTATTGGGCATGGCCGGTGTCGGTGTTGTGTGCCGGTGGGGGGGGGGGCGGGTCCTGGCATATCGTAGCCGGGACCCTTGGCTCGATTATGCCCGTTATCCGGATGGCCTATCGGACTTCGGTGTCGGGAGGGCGCCCGCACCGGACGGCGGGGCGCGAGATAAAGCGTTACTTGCGGCGGCGCGTGCGCAACAGCAAGGTGGTGAGACCAAGGCCCAGCATGGCCCAGGTTTCCGGTTCCGGAACCGGGTTGGCGGCCTGGAAGGTCAGAAAAGTGCCGATCATGGGACTGGTTCCATTTTTTGGAATCAGATCGAATCGGCCGCTTTGCGCGACGCCCTCGATGTCCGTTCCATCCTGGGTGACTTGCAGGAATCCGCCCAGATAGGCCGAACTCTTGCCCGGCGGTTTGTCCCAGACCATGCCGTCAATACGGGTGATTTTCAGCCCGTCCTGCTCGACAGTCGTCAGCGGGCCGCCGAGCAGGGACATGACGCGTTGTACCGCCCTGGCGTTGGCCGTGTCGGGAATGCCGGAAGTATCCACGCCACCGTGGCTGAACAGCGCGCCGACCTGGTCGGCCGTGGCGATGCGCCAGCGTTTCCAGTTCGTATTGTTGCCGTTCACGGTCTTGAACACTTCGTTGAAGCTTTGTCCGGCCGTTTTGCTCAGCGGAAGCCAGGCGCGGCCGGTGATTTCGTCCAGAACAACGGAGCGCTTGCCGAACTGGATGTCGTCGATCAGTACCAGCGCCGCGTGGATCGGGCCGCTGGCGGCGAAAAGCGCCAGGAGCGCGGCCAGACGGGTGATGCGGAGGGTCTTCATTCCTGTGGTTTCCTTGGTGGTGAAATCATGCACGGGGAATGACGATAACATCGGCTTGTGACGGATGTTTTAACGCGATATTAAGGAAGAATCCGGAATCGGCACGGAAAAAAGCCCTGCGAGAGCAGGGCTTTAGCGTGGTTCGTTCGGCGTGAAAGGAATGCCGACCCGTTGGTAGTGCTCGGTAAGCATGGCCTCGATGACCGGCTCGAGCTTGGCGGGCAGCGTGACGCGCAGTCGGGCGGGCTCGATGCCAAGCTTTTCCAGAACGGACAGGAAGCGTTGGTCGTGCGAGCTGATGCCCTGGTTGGCCAGCCGCGCGTTCAGGGGCAGCGAGAGCGGGCCCGTGTTGCCCGAGGCGATGAAATGGTTGACGACGTGGGCGAGATGGCAAA is part of the Paludibacterium paludis genome and harbors:
- a CDS encoding COG3014 family protein: MRSYHKEMEGTLAATREARLDDALQTIEKNNTGDDKDLLYFLEKGEVLRLKGDLSPSVESWMKADEKVRQWEEESRLTLNKTGEAIGSVLINDKVRRYDGQNYEKVMLSTFLTLNNIQLGNSAAARTEIKKTHEREALIAALNEKEYDKVEESAKKNKVTPTFKTLKGYPVETLDDPEVLNLKNGYQSAFSHYLAGYVYESLGEKSLAAPGYRKAIELRPNQPLLEQGLKELDSRMSGRGRKGAGADVLFVVESGFIPARTSMTIPLPVLSNGNAIITQIAFPVIRSSNSYLPANLSVSGKSVPLSVLANLDAMSRRALRDEMPGIIVRSTVRAIAKGVAQKELNDRMGAIGGLAGIAATVLTEQADERAWRTLPAYISVARTTLKKGDYTVTVPTPNGLVDVKVSVPDNAGHLIVPLRLVGQQVIKS
- a CDS encoding PEP-CTERM sorting domain-containing protein — encoded protein: MKTLRITRLAALLALFAASGPIHAALVLIDDIQFGKRSVVLDEITGRAWLPLSKTAGQSFNEVFKTVNGNNTNWKRWRIATADQVGALFSHGGVDTSGIPDTANARAVQRVMSLLGGPLTTVEQDGLKITRIDGMVWDKPPGKSSAYLGGFLQVTQDGTDIEGVAQSGRFDLIPKNGTSPMIGTFLTFQAANPVPEPETWAMLGLGLTTLLLRTRRRK
- the lpoB gene encoding penicillin-binding protein activator LpoB; the protein is MSRFVSFSRVAAVSLIAAALTGCASTNSPLIGGNKVSYGDSKGVELVTNEFGSTDLQKLAESMARSLTQVPTIRGKRLTLSEVQNKTSEYIDTVEITKSIRVQLMKSGTVRFVADTADMHTQTQEIMRQTQSGMYDKSKSKKIGKMVGADYRLVGGISSIVKKNSDIKDVYYKLSLELIDNETGELAWADEQEIRKTSRR
- a CDS encoding penicillin-binding protein activator LpoB, which codes for MWKHLLAAVAGLWLAGGAVAAPLPKIAVTDLAYEEKVEEYFRVVAASSKESVRASRSSVSASSSDKYFEAEGTTVRIDRGELRRFTADIKGEMIKSGRYQVMQGKAFTATKNNEKLFDVISRIKRGDFKGADYVLFGSVSSIDVRTEGNPVPGSSVISYQRSMELVADFSLINTRTFAVKAGFSAMGEGSDVRLVGQEGAIVHFNMGKVVSELSKSLGANAVSQLAEQFPVNGGAPEAAARSDAPVARPAAPAQPEEVMVFTPTPAPAK
- a CDS encoding sensor domain-containing diguanylate cyclase, with translation MPNTPDTPSGTPHDTRRLRDIIDNISDWIWEVDHTGRYTFSSGQSRPLLGMEPEDVVGRTPFDFMPPGEALRVKDEFARILAEEKPFAGLINRNQRADGSIVVLESSGIPVFDAHGRFAGFRGIDRDITPKGVAPDLRLFQLEAIFSGAPVALGMVDRASRILAVNEAFAQLCGHTAVELTGKRLSEAHPRLPVLCERQLELADAGQPIPEEEIDIDGRYYQALFKAVANPFGEVVGLSAALMDISGRKQAEQSLAIANRELEFRADHDHLTALANRRQLDARLEQEMRRACRTGSHLAVIIFDVDYFKEYNDHFGHLAGDQCLRTIAAALENLFRRPGDLLGRYGGEAFLAILPAINRQGAAALAETARLAIEALALANPAGTPGCVTISAGVATLDDIGHTGSRDWAPLVQAVDRALYLAKQMGRNRIRMV
- a CDS encoding YcfL family protein, with amino-acid sequence MFSRTIGRALLAASLVLGAGQAAADGLESKVEQLGTMDKIKVESIRAVKRNDFLNLQAEIANDSTSDQSLFYRFKWLDASGFQTGGEEGWKQLVIHGKQRAMIQAIAPTMQAADFRIELQSPNNTVNPFK